A portion of the Acidobacteriaceae bacterium genome contains these proteins:
- a CDS encoding M61 family peptidase, translating to MQRRSLVFASLALAAAPAFAQQPIRITADFTDAPRRLYHAEVDLPVKPGPNTFTTPAWIPGNHRATGPVQNIVGVVFTANGKTLAWRRDDTDLYEFHVDVPAGVTSVHAHLDCIEGDHLSDHLAMLEWEKLLLYPAHIPVRDIAIQPTVIVPAGWGVGTALVPVKPYDPNTRPGGTIEFKPTTVEQLEDSPVLAGEYFHEFALAPDVKPAHFIDVASDSPEDSKLNPATLSEIANLVREATTAYNSHHYNDYHFLLTLSDVAGGEGLEHGQSSDNGIGEKGFANPVMKIMEADLLAHEFTHSWNGKYRRPDKLYQPDFATMQQGELLWVYEGMTQYLGNVLATRSGLKNQSQYRDMLAMSAANLEYKSGRTWRSTDDTAIAASILRGRDATWANYRRGQDYYQEGELLWLDADTLIREMTNNKKSLTDFLQIFLAKGGNTGPLIVPYNRAEIITDLNEVVKYDWAKFLHDRVDLINPHADLAGIERGGYKLVFTDKPNPTDKSFTGLRGGPSFWYSVGLTVKKDGSIGDVRWGGPSDKAKLAPGQRIVAVNGKVFDADALISAIDAAKGNSAPIQLLIESQGFIHPATIDYHDGERYPSLVRDDSKKDLLDDITTPLTKAPATR from the coding sequence GACCTCCCCGTCAAGCCCGGCCCCAACACCTTCACCACTCCCGCCTGGATCCCCGGCAACCACCGCGCCACCGGCCCCGTGCAGAACATCGTCGGTGTCGTCTTTACCGCCAACGGCAAGACCCTCGCCTGGCGTCGTGACGACACCGATCTCTACGAGTTCCACGTCGACGTTCCCGCCGGAGTCACCAGCGTTCACGCCCACCTCGACTGCATCGAAGGCGACCATCTCTCCGACCACCTCGCCATGCTCGAGTGGGAAAAGCTCCTGCTCTACCCCGCGCACATCCCCGTCCGCGACATCGCCATCCAGCCCACCGTGATCGTCCCCGCAGGCTGGGGCGTCGGCACCGCGCTCGTACCCGTCAAGCCTTACGACCCCAACACCAGGCCCGGCGGCACCATCGAGTTCAAGCCCACCACCGTCGAGCAGCTTGAGGACTCCCCCGTCCTCGCCGGCGAGTACTTCCACGAGTTCGCCCTCGCCCCCGACGTCAAGCCCGCGCACTTCATCGACGTCGCCTCGGACTCCCCCGAAGACTCGAAGCTGAACCCCGCTACGCTCTCTGAGATCGCCAACCTCGTCCGCGAAGCCACCACCGCCTACAACTCGCACCACTACAACGACTACCACTTCCTGCTCACGCTCTCGGACGTCGCAGGCGGTGAAGGCCTCGAACACGGCCAGTCCTCCGACAACGGCATCGGCGAAAAGGGCTTCGCCAACCCCGTCATGAAGATCATGGAAGCCGACCTGCTCGCCCACGAGTTCACTCACTCCTGGAATGGCAAGTATCGCCGCCCCGACAAGCTCTACCAGCCTGACTTCGCCACAATGCAGCAGGGCGAACTCCTCTGGGTCTACGAAGGCATGACGCAGTACCTCGGCAACGTCCTCGCCACACGCTCCGGCCTCAAGAACCAGTCGCAGTACCGCGACATGCTCGCCATGTCCGCCGCGAACCTGGAGTACAAGTCCGGCCGCACCTGGCGCTCCACCGACGACACCGCCATCGCGGCCAGCATCCTTCGCGGACGCGACGCCACCTGGGCCAACTACCGTCGCGGACAGGACTACTACCAGGAAGGCGAGCTCCTCTGGCTCGACGCCGACACCCTCATTCGCGAAATGACCAACAACAAGAAGTCCCTCACCGACTTCCTGCAGATCTTCCTCGCCAAGGGCGGCAACACCGGCCCGCTCATCGTCCCTTACAACCGCGCAGAGATCATCACCGACCTCAACGAGGTGGTGAAGTACGACTGGGCGAAGTTCCTCCACGACCGCGTCGACCTCATCAACCCGCACGCTGACCTCGCAGGCATCGAGCGCGGCGGTTACAAGCTCGTCTTCACTGACAAGCCCAACCCCACCGACAAGAGCTTCACCGGCCTCCGCGGCGGTCCCAGCTTCTGGTACTCCGTCGGCCTCACCGTCAAGAAGGACGGCAGCATCGGCGACGTTCGCTGGGGCGGCCCTTCCGACAAGGCCAAGCTCGCTCCCGGCCAGCGCATCGTAGCCGTCAACGGCAAGGTCTTCGACGCTGACGCGCTGATCTCCGCCATCGATGCGGCCAAGGGCAACTCGGCTCCGATCCAGCTCCTGATCGAAAGCCAGGGCTTCATCCACCCCGCCACCATCGACTACCACGACGGCGAACGCTACCCCTCCCTGGTGCGTGATGACTCGAAGAAAGACCTCCTCGACGACATCACCACACCCCTCACCAAAGCCCCTGCCACCAGGTAA